The following DNA comes from Ailuropoda melanoleuca isolate Jingjing chromosome 19, ASM200744v2, whole genome shotgun sequence.
gaaagagcgcatgcatgtgtgcaagtggaggcaggggcagagaaagagggagagggagagaaagactccccactgagctgtgAACCCattgcagagcttgatcccaggcccccgaGATCACAACCCTAGCCGAAATGAAGAGCTGGTTGCCCAAccctgcctgagccacccaggggcccttctcTGGTGTattcgtcttcttcttctttttttaatattttatttatttatttgagagcatgagcaggggatacggggcagagagagagggagaagcaggctccccggctccatcccaggaccttgaaattatgatctgaaccaaagacagatgcttaaccaactgacgcAACCAAGTACCCTCTTTGGTGTATTCTTATATTAGTTCACAATGGACAGCTGTTGTCATAAAGGACTGGAtgaaaataatcaatttttaaacattttgttgcccacacacaaaaaattttctTGATTGAAATTTTGCTATGAATCAAGTAGATAacatcaaatacacacacacattttaaagaataatctaTTTTGCTCTGTTGTTAGGCTAAAAGACAGCAAATAACTCTCTgatattagcttttttttttagacaaagacatattttttcctcttgggaACTACCCACTAAAACATGATTTCAAGGCCTCAATAGAGTTACTGAGTTGTTAGCCTTTCCCGCTCCAATTCAATTAAATATAATTGATGAAATAGTCATTGTGAAATTTGCATggagataacaaaagaaaatactaacTGGCTCAACAAAATCACTACCAATATAATTACTGCTTTGTATAAAGTGACATTTGCCATAGTAATGATTAGAAAATAttgaagtggggcgcctgggtggcacagcggttgagcgtctgccttcggctcagggcatgatccccgcgttgtgggatagagccccacatcgggctcctctgctgtgagcctgcttcttcctctcccactccccctgcttgtgttccctctcttgctggctgtctctatttctgtcgaataaataaatagaatctttaaaaaaaaaaagaaaaagaaaatattgtgacGTGAGTGtggatgtttttctttattgatttttttgatgATATCCATCACTCTGTACAGAAGAATGTCCTGTCTCCAAAGTAAAACAAATTACAAGCTATTTAGCAAACAAGACAGTCTAATATTAACCAGAATCACCATGGCTCTGCATGCAAGTATAAGtagataaaaaatggaaattgcaAAACTTCTGTGTAATTTTGCTGATGCAAATCATGGTAAAGATTATTCTAAATTTGCTTAATATGTTCAAATATGTGATGATACAAATTATGTCACGTTTCAGTGAATATATTGTGCTTAAACAATAAAGTTCACgtactatatatttttatcaaaagaaTGCCATTAGTGTGTTAACAAACTTCTCTACTTGAATATGGGCCAAATGAACTCTGTTGTGTCAAGAGATGCCCATattcgggcgcctgggtggctcagtccgttaagtgtctgccttcccctcaggtcatgatctcggggtcctgggatcgagtcctgcatggggctccttgctcatcggggtgtgcttctccctctgcccctcacctggcttgtgctctctctcattataataaaatcttttaaaaaaagagagagagagagagatgccatATTCAACTCTGCCTCAGAGACATAGATTGCTTTTCATGACAGTGCACAGGATCTTACCCTGGGGTTGTGGGTCATTCCTAACATTTCTCATTAGCTTTTTTTCCATGccaacccccaccctccaacaaaacccaaaccaaagacCAACCTTCTCAGAAAGCATCTCGAGTAAAGGCATTGTAGGAACAATCTAACCTTGACTGTCCCAgctttctataaaatgaagagcaTATGCTAAGCCTTGATATTGTAACTATTAGTTTAAAATGACTTGGAGCGCAGCTCACAAACAGTAGTGACCTGGTAGTTCAAAATTGCTGCTCTAAGGAATGCTACCACTGTCCCCTACCCACCTACACAAAGCAAAAATGCAAACATCAGTGCTATGAAGTAGATTTACATACCAGTGAGGCTagggaagcaggaaaagaggGCAAGAAGATGTAAACAATACAAGGGGTATTACATAATTTCTCTAACACTGGCAACTTAAACAATATTTAACAAAAGCACTGCTCTTAGATGATGAGATTGATGATGAAAGGGACTATATTTAATCATGATCATGTTCTCCCAAGTGGCAAATTCAGAACCACAGCCTTCAATTCTTACAACTGATTTTAATCTACAGTCAAGTTCTACCATGAGGCGTTTTTGTATGTTGCTTTGCTTAGATGGTAGTTCCAAGCACAACTTGGTTTCAAGAAAAGTGCATGGTACATCACACCATCAGTCAGCTTGGTATGCAAACCATGGTTTAAGGAAGTTCACTGTATTATAATGAACACTTTCTGAGTTCTGTGCTAGGGATTTATGCTCTAGAGATGAGGGATCTGTGATCCCTGCTCTTGAAGAGCTAAGTGCAGGGAAAATGCCAGACATCTGCTGCCACTCCATTTCTAAATCACCTGGAAATAAGGTTGTAGGAGACCTAGGAAGGGAAGTGGCTCAGGCAAAAGGGGACTCCGGTTCACCACCCCATCTTACCCTCCCATGTGCTGGGCTGTCTGGGGAGGTAGAGCTGGAGatggcaggtgggggtgggggaaggtgggtTAGGGCTGGTGGAAGGAAGATTGGGTGAAATATAGTTTACTGATTTTGGAAGTCTTTGTGTGCCTACTTAGGGTGTTTATCTAATCTCAGTAAAATCTAAATACAGTGCAAACAAGGACTCCTATTTGTGCTGACAGTACATTAAGAACTCAAGGCCTAAGTGAAATGGATaagtaacatatttaaaaagagaacattattaaagcttctctttctttttacatttttaaggacaaaagagaagaacaaaatggaaaatatgctATTTTGTTGGATATTTTTCATCCTTGGGTGGACCCTCATTGATGGATCTGAAATGGAACAGGATTTTATGTGGCACTTGAGAAAAATACCCCGGCTGGTCAGTGAAAGGACTTTCCCTCTCACCAGTCCCACCTTTGAGGCAGATGCTAAGATGGTGCTCAACAGAGTGTGTGGCATCGAATGCCAGAAAGaactcccagctcccagcctttCTGATCTGGAAGATTCTCTTTCCTATGAGACTGTCTTTGAGAATGGCACCCGAACCTTGACCAGAGTGAAAGTTCAAGATGTGATCCTGGAGCCCACTCATAATATCAGCATGAAAGGAGCATCTGTTAGGAGGAAGAGACAGGTGTATGGCACGGACAGCCGGTTCAGCATCTTGGACACAAAGTTCTTAACCAATTTCCCTTTCAACACAGCTGTGAAGCTCTCCACGGGCTGCAGCGGCATTCTCGTTTCCCCCAGCCACGTTCTAACAGCTGCCCACTGTGTGCACGATGGAAAGGACTACATCAAAGGGAGTAAGAAGCTAAGGGTAGGGTTGTTGAAGATGAGAAATAAGGGCAGTGGCAAGAAACGGAGGGGTTCTaagaggagcaggagagaagccAATGGTGGTGATCAACAAGAGAGTACCAAAGACAATCTGGAGAGAACCAAGGCtcgaagaagaggaaaggaatctgGTCGGAGTCGGAGAGTCACTGAGGGGAGGCCCTCCTTCCAGTGGACCCGGGTCAAGAATACGCACATTCCCAAAGGCTGGGctagaggagggaagggggacgCTGCCCTGGACTATGACTATGCTCTTCTGGAGTTGAAGCGCGctcacaaaaagaaatacatggaacTGGGGATCAGTCCAACCATCAAGAAGTTGCCTGGGGGAATGATCCACTTCTCAGGATTTGATCATGATAGGGCCGATCAGTTAGTCTACCGGTTTTGTAGCGTGTCGGACGAATCCAATGATCTCCTCTATCAATACTGTGATGCTGAGTCCGGCTCCACCGGTTCCGGGGTCTATTTGCGTCTGAAAGAGCCAGACAAAAAGAACTGGAAGCGCAAAATCATTGCAGTCTATTCAGGCCACCAGTGGGTGGATGTCCACGGAGTGCAGAAGGACTACAACGTGGCGGTGCGCCTCACCCCCCTCAAGTATGCCCAGATCTGCCTCTGGATTCACGGAGAGCACGCCAACTGCACCTACGGCTGACAAGGACCTGCAACGAGGCGCTGGATTATCGAATCGCAGAGCGCACCAGTTACGGTCATTGCAGCAAGATCACTTCCTAGGTTACGCCTGGACTTGGACCCTAGCAGTagcatttcaatatttttataaatttactttCCAAATGAGGAGCTTTTCATATGTTTGAAAAACTCTTAGGTACAAATAACTGACACTAGATGGGCACCTCAATGTCAAGTATATATTCTTTACATGGTGACAAATATCATTTGTAGGAAGTCTGttgtttctttctgccttcctgagatcactctttaaaatttcaaactggtactaaaaataatatgtgatttttcttaaaggaCTTATTCTCAGGGTCCTACTCTGTCAAGAATCTAATAGGGTGCTGGTGGCACAGTAAATGTGAAACTGCATATAGAGATACAGACAGTAACATGGTTAGAGTCTGCATAGAGACAATAATTTACAACAGCTTGTATTACTTGGAGATGGACCCATTCAGCTCATGCCCTCCATGTTTATATAGTGTTTTCTGTTGGGTCTGAGAAACTTTGGTTTAGTcgttgttgtggtttttttttttttttaagaattgcaaGATACAGCAAGCTTTATAAACAAAGCTAGCAACTATTTTACTGCTTTAAAAAGTATCAACTGAAatgtgtattatttaaaaatggaagaaatacttTGTTCTATGAAATGTATCTAGTTTAAAAATAGGGAAGCTGAGGTATTTTAAgatctcaagtttttatttaatgttcaaAATGTGGACTTTTCATGCAGCAGAGGGAAGACAGTTCACAAATTATAAATGGGCACGTTTTGAAAGCCTCATCATTTAATGCTAGTCTTCTTTGTATGAGGTGTTACGAGTTTTAGGACCAGGAATTTTAGTCTTTCTCAAGAGAGAGCCATTTTTCCCTTGATAGATTTTAGCTTTCTTAATAGGGCCATACACATATTATTTTGGCGATTTCTCTGACTAGCGGTTTTAGGTAAGTCCCTAGAAATGGATATAAtttacacacacaattttttaaaagaaggttcTGATCCTTTTCATCACGGGCCAAGGCTATACACTCGCTCAGGCCATcatggcagccccagcagacaGAAACCAGCAGCTGCCTTCATGCAAAACACAGAGTCGTTAATCACAATTTTCTTGaatgaacagatatttgttgaatggttgTAAAACTGGGTTTGTTCAGGCCGTTATGTCTAAAGGGTTTTAGTGATTTGAAATTGAGTGCACCCTGAAATTCAGGAATTGCAAGCCTAATTTCTGGTCTGCTATTTTTGGCAGTTTCTAGGGGAcacattctttttctcatgaCTCACCTAAATCACTGATTCTGCCAGAgttcaaatttattttacttgttatttttttaagagaatggggagttatgCCCTTGATTAGTATGCAAAAGAATATTGGATTAGGTTATGATAAAAGGTGATTTTGTAAAGCTTGTCCAAAATAGCTGGAATTCAATGCAAGTATACATTCTTTTATAGTGTGAAcctgtttaaaaatcattcaataaacattaaaaaaatcaatcataacTCTTACTATATCtgcatatacattttatatacaggGTTTCAGCAAATATTAAATTAACTGTGTCGTTtactaaaaaatgattttatttaattctaaccGCATTTCACTAAGCAGTGTTTTATCATTGGTGCTTGCTAGTGGGATAGGTCTATTGACTCAAAAGTTTTGATCAAATCTTTTTGGGGGAAACATCTATATGATCTGAAAGGGTTTTGACATGAATTTTGCACACTTACATGCTTGCAGACATATACACACAATCTTCATCTTAGATTCTTAGAAAATAATTCTTGGGATTTGTGTAAGTTCAAAATAACATAGGGTGCTTGGTGTCAAAAGTCTGGAGCTTAAGCTTAAATTCTGAATACAAATGATGTCCTTAAAGttgtacttttcaaaaatataaaatttagccTATTTTATTTGCAGGGGtttattttattctgtcattctcttttcttttccaaccGAATTATGAATCTTATAGGACCTATTTAGGACCACTAAAGTATACTACATTACTCAGAAAGTTTTACTTCAGGTACTTTTCCTGTTACGCTTACCAGATTTGAAATAGAAATTGACTTCACGCAGCTGAAGAAATACACTCAGGCACAATATGATGTCTATTGCGTGCAAAGGACAGTAGTGACTTACTGCCTGAAGAAACTTATCAGTGATTTGAATTCAAATAACTACAGTATTTACAAAACAactgaactttaaaattttgtgatttttttctttaccccagtaatgtatttcattttatttatttatttttcttgctgaaaTAGGTAAGTTCATGGGCAGAAGAGAcaacattttttgtcttttttgatgtGCTTATTTAAATCCCAaatgttctttttgaaaaaagatttaaatgcatATATGACCAAGATCAGAGTTCCAAACAAATCATTAACCTTTTTATTTGTAGATCAAAGAAtactttgaaattcttttttcataGAAAGAATCTCAGGATTAGAAGAGACCATAAAGATCATTTAGCTTAACTCCAAAATTTAGATTTTAACTTCTCTCCATCACATTCCATTCAAGTGGTTTTCCAGTAATAAAAACTTCACCACTTAAATATTGGTTAGTTAGTAAAATAAATCAGGAATATAACTTACTGTTTTAGTTTAAATTATTCGTTCAGTTTGTTACATTCTGCAAAAATGACATTGTTTATCTTGAATTTTATCCCAATCTCCACGTTTCAATTACTCATAATTCTTTGGCCTTCTTCGAGCCAGTTGGGCATTTACTCTTATCTAAAATGAACTGTGATCCTTAATTAAGAATATTGGGGTAAGACAATTGAACCAAGCACTGAGCATTACAAAGATGTGATCTCTAGCTGGAAATAGCCTGGAAATAGGatcatatattcttttatgtgGTGTCACTAtaacaattaaatatattttggctaCTGATTTTAAAGATTACCTGCCAAGgcttaaaatatagttttatatttagtaAACATCTCCAATTAATTAATGGAAGGACAtttctaataaatgaattttttcccccagctaGAATTGTTCTTTCTTTAATGCCCTAATCATAAGGCTCAAAGATACTAAGGAGATTTGGTCTAATCGATTGTGAAATCATCTTCTCATCAGGTGAGGTCAGTGTATGGGTGGACTCATGACTCTTTATTGATTCACTATTTAAccgaaggggaggaaaaaaaactcttagatggttttctcttctacttaTAAATCAAGCCTAGGGAGAGAAATTCCTCATCTACTGCTTTCTGGTTTGATAACTGGCAGTTTGATTCAGTTAGTTCAACTGTCTAGATCACGGTGGCCAATTTAGCTTGTAACCCGAATCTAGGCTATTTGCTTTACCTCCAGGTAAGNTTTAGCTTGTAACCCGAATCTAGGCTATTTGCTTTACCTCCAGGTAAGGTgttgtcttagtttgggctgccGTAAGAAAATACCGTAGACTGGGGGGCTTCAACAACTGATATTTTGCTGGGTACCCTCTTGCTGTGACCTCTTCTTTGTGACATTCAGAGAGAATGTAAACGAGCTCTtgggtgtctcttcttataaggggaTAATCCCATTATAAGGGcaccaccttcatgacctcatctaattcCAATTACCTTGctaagaccccatttccaaatagcATTACATTTGGGATATGAATGTGGGGGGGGCACAATCACTCCACAACAGGTGTCCATTCAAAAGCCAGAAGCCTAACCTTGTGCCAGGCCCAGGAAACCTCACAAACACAGCAGCCAGCAGAGGAACAAGGCAAAGGCTGGGAATGGCAGCTCGAGGCACCCACTTTCATCATCGTTACCTCACGCGCTTGTACCTGGCACAGAGGACATGTCCAGTACATGCTACAAAACATCACCAAGTATACCTTGAGGCCTCCTCTTTCAGGGCATTACTAATTCTGTGCTACACGACAAGGCCCCCAGATGCTCGCGGCACGGTCTTAGTTGTATATTGCGCTAAAGCTACAGctacatatttaaataatggTCGTATTTCTTTGTAGTGAAGTTTGTCATGGCAACACTGCGGCACGGCACTCAAGGAATCAGATATTTGCCATATTCCCTCCTGACTCGTGTGTGTTNATTCCCTCCCGACTCGTGTGTGTTTCCCATAAAAGCGCCTACACACTGACAGGAGCCAGGCCCGCGTCGCACACCCTCGTCCTCGCCATCTGCCGCGGAAACGTTTACACAGATACCTCTGTCTCAAAATCTGCCCCTAAAATCTGTTTGCTTCAGTAGTACTTACAATTTTCCAGTAACATCTTCACATCCATTTACTTTCATCAGGCACTGGGGCCAAGCAGGCTACTTGGCATCTCTACCTCAGTCTACGCTGCGGTCCCCGAGAGCATACGATGCACGACCGCATTCCGTGTGGTGGTACCACACTGCGGCTGTCACACTTCCAGCTGTGTTCGTAGACGTTTCACTAACACCGAAACTCACATTTATGTCACTGAAATCCTGTATGTATCGACTCATAAGCTGAAAAAGTGTGTACACTTCCACCCGTGCAGCACAGGTAAAGGGATCACTGCGGAAACTGCTCCCACAACCGAATGCAGAGCTCGGAAGCATCCTCCAGGCTCGTGCTCAGCCTGGTGAGCATGCATTTCCTCACTCTTCTATATACTTTACTTTAAATTTCATCAGCAATTTGTAATATGCCATGCAATTAACATCTGTTATCTAGAATTTCCTTTATGGGTTAATTTCAAGTGTCCAAAATATCACGAAAAATATGAGGCCCAAATATGAAGTTACTTTTGctctagaaataattttaataaatctggTGATCTGATTTGTCAAATTACTGTTAGAAGGCCGCTCGCTGCCAAGGCAAGCTACTGTGGTCCCAATAAGTGACAGCCCGACAGAAAAGGAGGATGCAGGAAACCActaaaggactttttaaaaaggtataaagaCTACAAAATTATAGCCATTTGGAGCTATCATTCTGGTACAGTTAGTTACATGAACCACACTGGCTTGTGGAGGTACCCCAATATATGTCATATTTATAATGATGTAACTACATGATCAATATTACATTTAGTTATGTTCAGCATGAGTTTTGGGAGGCTAATTACATCATAGAAAACTTTTTATCCAAaaagcttaacttttttttttctagagagagaaaatgagtgtgTGTGAACGTGAGTGGGGATGTGGGGAAgggcggaggggagggagagagggaatcttaagcagcctccacatccagcatggagtgCTTGGCAGGGGCTCAGTCTCATtagtctgagatcatgacctgagccaaatcaagactcggatgcttaactgactgagccaccccgacgCCCCAttaacacagtttttaaaaagtcttctttaaaagaagagaaacatcAGCGGTCTACATAGTTGACTTGTTTTTATACTCAAACAAAATTCTAATCtcaaaagtcaagaaaaatatttttcctaaatatattatCGAACCCCCAACATCCTTCACGGTGAAAATATCTGTGCGTTGTGAATGTTAATGTGCCGTTGCAAGTTCAGATCTGTCATTCAGCTGCACCCAACGTATGCCTACACTTAGCGCTACAGCCTAGAGATACAGCGACTCTGGTGCAATGGAAAACATTCAGCACATGCAATAAAATACCGTTAATTGTCTCACCACACTAGACTGCCTTGTAAAAAGTAACTGTTCAGCAAACCTAATATGCTGAAAGTTACAGTTAGTATTATAAGATTATAGAAATTACTGAtataattgaaagaaagaaagactggcATTTCCTANACTTGTTTTTATACTCAAACAAAATTCTAATCtcaaaagtcaagaaaaatatttttcctaaatatattatCGAACCCCCAACATCCTTCACGGTGAAAATATCTGTGCGTTGTGAATGTTAATGTGCCGTTGCAAGTTCAGATCTGTCATTCAGCTGCACCCAACGTATGCCTACACTTAGCGCTACAGCCTAGAGATACAGCGACTCTGGTGCAATGGAAAACATTCAGCACATGCAATAAAATACCGTTAATTGTCTCACCACACTAGACTGCCTTGTAAAAAGTAACTGTTCAGCAAACCTAATATGCTGAAAGTTACAGTTAGTATTATAAGATTATAGAAATTACTGAtataattgaaagaaagaaagactggcATTTCCTATGAGCAGAGGCCAACAATCCTATCTCCTAAAGAACAGGGAGTTTGTGTGTGATGCACATGCTGGGAGGATTAGGGCAATGTACCTCATGCTCTCTGAAACTAgtactccctgccccccacccccattatgTTACTCCCAAGCTTCCAGCTGACTGGGGTTTAGCTAACAAcataatgtttttctaaaaactgCCCAtcaaggagtttataatctaggTAAGCAATTCAGGGATTTCCTAAAAGTAATCCTTACAGTACTGAGGCTTCTGGATGGTAAGGAGAAGTCCCTTTGGGCCCCAAGCACCTTCCCCCTACCAGCCCTTCTCCTCCCATTAATTGGCAGGAGGCAAGACTTTGCAATTTTGCTTTACTTAAACTATTGCTAATGACTCAGATACCAGATCACAAAACAACATAAATCTCAGGGTGTAGGAGAAAAGAATGTACTAGTATATAGTAGAGAGATCTGGGAGGACACGTGACATTTTCCCCCCTCAAAACCACTTTAAATGGATCAGTTGTTAGAAAAACTTGCAGCTAACCATCTTAGAAGATACAGctttaagttttcaaaaatttttctttgtgatacCTACAAACAcgctgtttattttttcttttaaaaattactgtgggCTTGATGCCAAGATTCTATTGCCAAACAAAAGTACCACCTTATCAAGCAATtgcctaaaaataaaagcatgttgtTTTTGAGACAGGACCTGAATTTAGTAGTTTGCCACTGCTCTtagaacatttactttaaaagacTTTCTTTGTGGCCTGGGAAACTAAGTGACACTATTGTACCCACCAAATGGGCAGCTGTGCCTCTTCATGTAGACTGCTACGTGACTGATGGGGCTCCACGAAAGGATGTCCTGGGCGAGTCATAGGCCCACAGATGGCAGCATCTCTCTCCTGCACAAACCCCCAAATTAAAGCTTGGGTTTTGGTGGAAACCACTGTATCATAATGCAATATGGACCACCTTTTTTATGGCTAGTAACTAAACGTCTCAATTTTTAGACTAGATGAAACAAAATACCCTTTTGTGGCTTTCCTATTTTGAAGTCTTcagaaaatttctcttttctaaaattctCTGGAATCATCTATAACTTTTAAGTAGAGCTACTCACTGTGATTCCACTGGATCTCTGGGTTTTCCATGGCTCCCTTAGCCTAGTGGTTTCCAAGGTTGGCTGCTCGTCGGAACGGCCTAGGGAATTATTAGGGAATTATTTTAGAAAGCCTGTTTCCAAGGCCTCCCCAAGAACTACCCTGGAATCCCCCAGAGTGAGGCCCAGAGATCTACATTTGATGAAGCTCTCCAAGTACCGACGGTGGCCATCCAGGTGTGAGAACCACTGTCATAACGTGTTTCCACCTTCCAcagctctccctctgtgcacagTGAGATGTTTGTCCTTTCTTCCAGGTTAAAAGTTTTCTCAGCTTCACCTGCAAACTTTATACGTGTTCTTGTAAGCTACCTTGAGGACTCTGGTAATGGAAGTGGTGGTGAACTATCATATACGTAGATAGtattcttttcagtatttttataaagTGGAAGTACGTTTTGGCAATAACATTGTTATAATACTGTTTTATGATGGTAAGAAATGAGCCAAATTtacaaaaatcttgaaaatatgaGATCATTTTACCATCTGTGGCAACAACCAATTTTACGTATTTCCTGAAAATTAGATacctacatattttttatttataatccaCTTCACAATGTAGGTTAGATCAATTTAATATCATTGAACAAACTTTTACTGATTCCAATCTTAGACATACAGGATAAAGAGTGAAGTCCTAGATTCTACCCTTCCTCAAAGAATTCATAACATACTAAGGAAGTcagacatatattttaaaaaatagtgtggGAAAGGTGTAGTATAAGGTGCTGAAAGAACACATTTGAGAAGGATTGACTCTCTCAGGGTGGGCAGATATGAT
Coding sequences within:
- the PRSS35 gene encoding inactive serine protease 35, whose product is MENMLFCWIFFILGWTLIDGSEMEQDFMWHLRKIPRLVSERTFPLTSPTFEADAKMVLNRVCGIECQKELPAPSLSDLEDSLSYETVFENGTRTLTRVKVQDVILEPTHNISMKGASVRRKRQVYGTDSRFSILDTKFLTNFPFNTAVKLSTGCSGILVSPSHVLTAAHCVHDGKDYIKGSKKLRVGLLKMRNKGSGKKRRGSKRSRREANGGDQQESTKDNLERTKARRRGKESGRSRRVTEGRPSFQWTRVKNTHIPKGWARGGKGDAALDYDYALLELKRAHKKKYMELGISPTIKKLPGGMIHFSGFDHDRADQLVYRFCSVSDESNDLLYQYCDAESGSTGSGVYLRLKEPDKKNWKRKIIAVYSGHQWVDVHGVQKDYNVAVRLTPLKYAQICLWIHGEHANCTYG